A window from Rhizosphaericola mali encodes these proteins:
- a CDS encoding DUF445 domain-containing protein, with product MATPKEIQLKKHKLFATSLFLLMLAIYLVTEYFLRKSAMSWIGYVHAFSEAAMVGALADWFAVTALFRYPMGLRIPHTNLIENKKNDIGENLGSFVKDNFLSEENIRPYIDKLDIASWVSKWIVITEHQNSLIKNANIIVKEIIVDLPDEDVKELIAIKASEILNGIDYDKMIAGGLQYVLDNGEDVKLLDTLLPKILAYAEKSQDIIRERINEKRPLIGFLAGKKISKEFTQGIITFIQEIEEDKNHWVRKQITQSIEKLKNDVGNSDNWHRQLNEWKSIFISEEKLRPYINDAWTSFKTNFIEALDKEDSPWSNYLKKNVESFATRLHSDAELQLKINNWVKAFAYKMVLKNRDQVETIISNTVAGWKGDELSNKLELEIGKDLQFIRVNGTLVGGLVGLVIYTLTQLIFK from the coding sequence ATGGCGACACCAAAAGAGATTCAATTAAAAAAACATAAATTATTTGCCACTAGTTTGTTTTTGTTGATGCTTGCTATTTATTTAGTGACTGAATATTTTTTAAGAAAATCTGCTATGTCTTGGATTGGTTATGTACACGCTTTTTCTGAGGCTGCGATGGTCGGTGCATTGGCGGATTGGTTTGCCGTAACTGCATTATTCAGGTATCCAATGGGATTGCGTATTCCACATACGAATTTGATTGAAAATAAGAAAAATGATATAGGTGAAAATTTGGGAAGTTTTGTTAAAGATAATTTTTTATCTGAAGAAAATATTCGTCCTTATATTGACAAGTTGGATATCGCGTCATGGGTTTCTAAATGGATTGTAATTACAGAACATCAAAATAGTTTAATCAAAAATGCGAATATTATAGTCAAAGAAATTATAGTTGATCTCCCTGACGAAGATGTAAAGGAATTGATTGCTATCAAAGCTTCCGAAATATTAAATGGGATAGACTATGATAAAATGATTGCTGGCGGCTTACAATATGTTTTGGACAATGGTGAAGATGTTAAATTATTGGATACGCTTTTGCCTAAAATTTTAGCTTACGCAGAGAAAAGCCAAGATATTATACGGGAACGTATAAACGAAAAACGTCCTCTTATAGGTTTTTTAGCTGGAAAAAAGATATCCAAAGAATTTACTCAAGGTATTATCACTTTTATCCAAGAGATTGAAGAGGATAAAAATCATTGGGTGAGAAAACAAATTACGCAGTCCATTGAAAAATTGAAAAATGATGTTGGAAATTCTGATAACTGGCATCGCCAATTAAATGAATGGAAATCAATTTTTATAAGTGAGGAAAAATTACGTCCTTATATCAATGATGCTTGGACTTCATTTAAAACTAATTTTATCGAAGCCTTAGATAAGGAAGATTCACCTTGGTCCAATTATTTGAAAAAAAATGTAGAAAGCTTTGCAACGCGACTTCATTCTGACGCTGAGTTGCAATTAAAAATTAATAATTGGGTGAAAGCATTCGCCTATAAAATGGTTTTGAAAAATAGAGATCAAGTAGAGACGATAATTAGCAATACTGTTGCTGGTTGGAAAGGAGATGAGTTAAGTAATAAATTAGAACTAGAGATAGGAAAAGATCTTCAATTTATTCGTGTGAACGGAACTTTAGTTGGGGGATTGGTTGGCCTCGTTATATATACTTTGACACAATTAATATTCAAATAA
- a CDS encoding pirin family protein: MSNIDIILPEKAADIGNFLVGRLLPFRQKRSVGPFVFIDHMGPTHMKDTENLEVAPHPHIGLSTLTYLFDGAITHRDSLGNAMEITPGAVNWMTAGKGVTHSERTPESLRHKDKYMHGLQIWIAMPKDKEDIDPNFAHFDADSIPSWEEKGVTFKLIAGQIGEHISPVPVYSKLYMLELKSQDAVTVNLVDQLYGESGLYIVNGKIKNQEIEYEPGFLLITKDAHLCTFEMEANTTVYIFGGEPFPEERLIYWNFVSSSKEKIDKAKEDWKNHRFPLVPNDDGYVPLPGN, from the coding sequence ATGTCAAATATAGATATCATATTACCAGAAAAAGCGGCGGATATAGGTAATTTTTTAGTTGGGAGATTATTACCATTTAGACAAAAAAGATCTGTTGGTCCATTTGTTTTTATAGATCATATGGGACCTACACATATGAAAGATACCGAAAATCTGGAAGTCGCGCCTCATCCTCATATTGGCCTTTCTACCTTGACTTATTTATTTGATGGAGCTATTACGCATCGTGATAGTTTGGGTAATGCAATGGAGATTACTCCTGGAGCCGTCAATTGGATGACGGCAGGCAAAGGAGTTACCCATTCTGAAAGAACGCCAGAGAGCTTGAGGCACAAAGATAAATACATGCACGGTCTACAAATATGGATCGCTATGCCCAAAGACAAAGAAGATATAGACCCCAATTTTGCCCATTTTGATGCAGATTCTATTCCTAGCTGGGAAGAGAAAGGTGTTACATTTAAATTGATTGCAGGTCAGATTGGGGAGCATATTTCTCCTGTGCCCGTTTATAGTAAATTGTATATGTTGGAATTAAAAAGCCAAGATGCCGTTACGGTAAATCTGGTAGATCAATTGTATGGAGAAAGTGGTCTTTATATTGTAAATGGAAAAATTAAAAATCAAGAAATTGAATATGAGCCTGGATTTTTACTTATAACAAAAGATGCGCATTTATGTACATTTGAAATGGAGGCGAATACGACGGTGTATATATTCGGAGGAGAACCATTTCCTGAAGAAAGATTGATTTACTGGAATTTTGTTTCTAGTTCTAAAGAAAAAATTGACAAGGCTAAAGAAGACTGGAAAAATCATCGATTTCCACTCGTTCCCAATGATGATGGCTATGTGCCGTTGCCTGGTAATTAA
- a CDS encoding FdhF/YdeP family oxidoreductase: protein MKDDKDISKQENKEPSAENPFKLLNLKVDKVHNWAAGVPAVMASIADLFEEKTVLRGGKALFKMNQMGGFDCASCAWPDPDEKRSPIAEYCENGAKALAEEATTKTTPAAFFKEHSVYELSQHTDFELGHYGRFTEPMYLPKGGTHYQPISWEDAFKKIATHINALDDPNEAIFYTSGRTSNEASFVYQLFAKVVGTNNMPDCSNMCHETSGTGLSPTIGIGKGTVKLEDLHDAELIIIVGQNPGTNAPRMMSALSICKKKGGKIIAVNPLPESGLMGFRDPQSPIGVFKETKLSDLYLPVKINGDMAFFKAMEKMLLEKEALAPGTILDKKFMDDKTVGYDEFVQQFADYDLNVLAEESGLTMEQLEEAADLLAKRKKVIFCWGMGITQQPNGVDMVREMVNILLMKGSIGIPGAGVCPVRGHSNVQGNRTMLINEKPTQDQLDKLETHFGFNPPRENGYDVVHAIHAMHDGKIKFFFAMGGNFLSATPDTTYTARGMRKIGLTVSVSTKLNRTHLVHGLESIILPALAKSDVDIINGKAQIVSAENSMGVVQSSKGILKPVSNQLMNESNIVCNMALATYGTTGKVDWSRFLNNYDAIRDSIESCIPGFDNYNERVRQRGGFYLPNGPREGNFTSKVATGKASFTITELPVNTLEVDEYMMATTRTHDQFNTTLYGLDDRYRGILHGRRVVMMNEKDMAREGWVEGDKVDLFNYNDDVERIAPLFVVVPYPIPERNTMTYFPETNVLVSVNNVVKESNMPASKYVKIKIRPHDPNIFEKVKEAELAYV, encoded by the coding sequence ATGAAAGACGATAAGGATATTTCTAAACAAGAAAATAAGGAACCTTCTGCAGAAAATCCGTTTAAATTGTTGAATTTAAAAGTCGATAAAGTTCACAATTGGGCGGCAGGTGTGCCAGCAGTAATGGCTTCTATCGCGGATTTATTTGAGGAAAAAACAGTATTGAGAGGAGGAAAAGCGTTATTCAAAATGAACCAAATGGGTGGTTTTGATTGTGCAAGTTGCGCCTGGCCCGATCCCGATGAGAAGCGTTCACCTATTGCAGAGTATTGTGAAAATGGAGCCAAAGCTTTAGCCGAAGAGGCTACGACGAAAACGACGCCAGCGGCTTTTTTTAAAGAACATTCTGTTTACGAATTATCTCAACATACGGATTTTGAATTGGGGCATTATGGTCGTTTTACGGAGCCGATGTATTTACCTAAAGGAGGAACGCATTATCAACCAATTAGTTGGGAGGATGCTTTTAAAAAAATAGCGACACATATTAATGCATTGGATGATCCCAATGAAGCGATTTTTTATACTTCTGGACGTACTAGTAATGAAGCGTCATTTGTATATCAATTATTTGCAAAAGTTGTGGGGACGAATAATATGCCTGATTGTTCCAATATGTGTCACGAAACTTCTGGGACAGGTTTATCTCCAACCATTGGTATTGGAAAAGGTACGGTGAAGTTAGAAGATTTGCATGATGCGGAATTGATTATTATCGTTGGGCAAAATCCTGGAACGAATGCACCCAGAATGATGAGTGCGCTTTCTATTTGTAAGAAAAAAGGTGGAAAAATAATCGCGGTCAATCCTTTGCCAGAGTCAGGTCTGATGGGTTTTAGAGATCCACAATCCCCCATCGGTGTATTTAAAGAAACAAAATTGTCAGATCTATATTTACCTGTAAAAATAAATGGAGATATGGCTTTTTTCAAGGCGATGGAAAAAATGCTTTTGGAAAAAGAAGCTTTAGCTCCAGGAACGATTTTGGATAAAAAATTCATGGATGATAAAACCGTGGGCTATGATGAATTTGTCCAACAATTTGCAGATTATGATCTCAATGTATTGGCGGAGGAGTCTGGCTTGACCATGGAACAGTTGGAAGAAGCGGCGGATTTATTAGCAAAGAGAAAAAAAGTGATATTTTGTTGGGGTATGGGTATTACCCAACAGCCCAATGGTGTAGATATGGTGCGAGAGATGGTCAATATTTTACTAATGAAAGGAAGTATTGGTATTCCAGGTGCGGGCGTTTGTCCTGTACGTGGTCACAGCAATGTGCAAGGAAATCGTACAATGTTGATCAATGAAAAGCCAACGCAGGATCAATTGGATAAATTAGAAACACATTTTGGATTTAATCCTCCACGTGAAAATGGATATGATGTCGTTCATGCCATACACGCCATGCATGATGGAAAAATTAAATTTTTCTTTGCAATGGGAGGTAATTTTCTTTCTGCAACTCCTGATACAACCTATACAGCGCGAGGAATGCGCAAAATTGGATTGACGGTAAGTGTTTCAACCAAATTAAACCGTACGCATCTTGTCCATGGTTTAGAATCCATTATTTTACCTGCATTGGCAAAAAGTGATGTAGATATTATTAATGGCAAAGCACAGATCGTCAGTGCAGAAAATTCTATGGGCGTCGTGCAGAGTTCCAAAGGTATATTGAAACCCGTTTCTAATCAATTAATGAACGAATCTAATATCGTTTGTAATATGGCGTTGGCTACTTATGGCACAACAGGTAAGGTTGATTGGAGCAGATTTTTAAATAATTATGATGCTATTCGTGATTCCATAGAAAGTTGCATTCCTGGTTTTGATAATTATAATGAACGCGTACGTCAAAGAGGTGGATTTTATTTACCAAATGGTCCACGGGAAGGAAATTTTACTTCTAAAGTTGCTACGGGAAAAGCATCCTTTACCATTACGGAATTACCAGTAAATACACTTGAAGTGGATGAGTATATGATGGCAACGACACGTACGCATGATCAATTTAATACTACTTTGTATGGTTTGGATGACCGTTATCGTGGTATTTTGCATGGTCGCCGAGTTGTGATGATGAATGAAAAAGATATGGCTCGTGAAGGTTGGGTAGAAGGGGATAAAGTCGATTTGTTCAATTATAATGACGATGTTGAGCGTATTGCTCCTTTATTTGTAGTTGTACCTTATCCAATACCAGAAAGAAATACGATGACTTATTTTCCAGAAACGAACGTGTTAGTTTCTGTAAATAATGTAGTTAAGGAAAGTAATATGCCTGCATCTAAATATGTGAAAATAAAAATACGACCACATGATCCAAATATTTTTGAAAAAGTGAAAGAAGCAGAATTGGCGTATGTATAA
- a CDS encoding DUF7009 family protein, which produces MKIRIKGNTLRLRLAQSEVEKLAKEGSVKEETAFFNKTLSYAVISADVEKLETNFDGDQISIFIPKDKATALFETKKVGFEEHSGPVAILIEKDFVCIDNTSEDQSDNYPNPKMQC; this is translated from the coding sequence ATGAAAATTAGAATAAAAGGAAATACGTTGCGACTAAGATTGGCGCAATCCGAAGTGGAAAAATTGGCGAAAGAGGGTAGCGTAAAAGAAGAGACAGCATTTTTTAATAAAACATTGTCCTACGCTGTTATTAGTGCGGATGTAGAAAAATTAGAAACCAATTTTGATGGTGACCAGATTTCTATTTTTATACCAAAAGATAAAGCGACTGCTTTATTTGAAACAAAAAAAGTTGGTTTTGAAGAGCATTCTGGTCCTGTTGCGATTTTGATCGAAAAAGATTTTGTATGTATTGATAATACGTCAGAGGATCAGAGCGACAATTATCCCAATCCTAAAATGCAATGTTAA
- the fdhD gene encoding formate dehydrogenase accessory sulfurtransferase FdhD yields MEQIDARSIQKVPIVKIYNGDAAEEKDILAVEEPLEIRLSFFENDQLIQKSISVTMRTPGNDEELALGFLFTEGIITSFDAIEVVAHTGMICEFQKQNILQIQLKKGFYPNLNNTERNFYTSSSCGVCGKGSIDAIRTVTTKHFEKETEVAVSLDLLYQLPQLLRNAQQNFSATGGIHASGLFDTTGNLLYLREDVGRHNALDKLIGEALMAHQLPLNNQVLLLSGRASFELIQKAAMAGIKIIAAIGAPSSLAVDLAKEFDITLVGFLRDKKCNIYHANERILISELKYEN; encoded by the coding sequence ATGGAACAAATAGATGCTCGTTCGATACAAAAAGTGCCTATTGTGAAAATATACAATGGAGACGCCGCAGAAGAGAAAGATATTCTCGCTGTTGAGGAACCATTGGAAATTCGATTGTCCTTTTTTGAAAATGATCAACTCATTCAAAAATCTATTTCCGTTACGATGCGCACACCTGGAAATGATGAAGAACTAGCGCTTGGTTTTTTATTTACAGAAGGAATTATTACCAGTTTTGATGCAATTGAAGTTGTGGCGCATACAGGAATGATATGCGAATTTCAAAAGCAAAACATCCTTCAAATACAATTAAAAAAGGGTTTTTATCCCAATCTGAATAATACAGAAAGAAATTTTTATACAAGTTCGAGTTGTGGGGTTTGTGGTAAAGGATCGATTGATGCTATACGGACTGTTACGACAAAACATTTCGAAAAAGAAACGGAAGTTGCAGTCAGCTTGGATTTGTTGTATCAATTACCTCAATTATTGAGAAATGCGCAGCAAAATTTCTCAGCAACAGGCGGTATTCACGCTTCGGGTTTATTTGATACGACTGGAAATTTGCTTTATTTAAGAGAAGATGTTGGTCGACACAATGCTTTGGATAAATTGATCGGTGAAGCTTTGATGGCGCATCAATTGCCGTTAAACAACCAAGTTTTGTTGTTGAGCGGTCGTGCGAGTTTTGAATTGATACAAAAAGCCGCCATGGCGGGTATCAAGATTATCGCAGCGATTGGTGCACCTTCATCCTTAGCTGTGGATTTGGCAAAAGAATTTGATATAACTTTAGTTGGCTTTTTGCGGGATAAAAAATGTAATATTTACCATGCAAATGAGCGCATTTTAATATCAGAATTGAAATATGAAAATTAG